A single Cyclopterus lumpus isolate fCycLum1 chromosome 15, fCycLum1.pri, whole genome shotgun sequence DNA region contains:
- the lbx1a gene encoding transcription factor LBX1a gives MTSRDDSKCPAVLGERRRSPLDQLPPPANSNKPLTPFGIEDILNKPSVRRSYSLGGAAHHVSLEEKLPSACHGLSGRALLSQTSPLCALEELASKTFKGLEVSVLQAAEGRDGLTVFGQRNNPKKRRKSRTAFTNHQIYELEKRFLYQKYLSPADRDQIAQQLGLTNAQVITWFQNRRAKLKRDLEEMKADVESAKVSGNVALEKLSKLAELEKCAAGVLAGGIASAPCRAGPEPVSSRSRCDTAEGLDYSRARASPPSPASSWCTDRLSSKCCSEDEDEEIDVDD, from the exons ATGACCTCCAGGGACGACTCCAAGTGTCCGGCGGTGCTTGGAGAGCGGAGGCGCAGTCCGCTGGACCAGCTGCCGCCGCCGGCCAACTCCAACAAGCCGCTGACACCTTTCGGCATCGAGGACATCCTCAACAAGCCGTCCGTGAGGAGGAGCTACTCCCTGGGCGGCGCAGCGCACCACGTCTCCCTCGAAGAGAAGCTGCCCTCGGCTTGCCACGGCCTGTCCGGCCGGGCGCTGCTCAGTCAGACCTCCCCGCTCTGCGCGCTGGAGGAACTGGCCAGCAAAACCTTCAAGGGCCTCGAGGTCAGCGTGCTGCAGGCCGCAGAGG GCCGGGACGGTCTGACGGTCTTCGGCCAGAGGAACAACCCCAAAAAAAGGCGGAAATCCCGCACGGCGTTCACCAACCACCAGATCTACGAGCTGGAGAAGCGCTTCCTGTACCAGAAGTACCTGAGCCCGGCGGACCGGGACCAGATCGCCCAGCAGCTCGGCCTGACCAACGCGCAGGTCATCACCTGGTTTCAGAACCGGAGGGCCAAGCTCAAGCGAGACCTGGAGGAGATGAAGGCGGACGTTGAGTCCGCCAAGGTCTCGGGCAACGTGGCCCTCGAGAAGCTCTCCAAGCTGGCCGAGCTGGAGAAGTGCGCGGCCGGCGTTCTGGCCGGGGGGATCGCATCCGCGCCCTGCCGTGCGGGACCCGAGCCGGTCTCGTCGCGGTCCCGGTGCGACACCGCCGAGGGCCTCGACTACAGCAGAGCGCGTGCGTCGCCTCCCTCACCAGCGTCGTCGTGGTGCACAGACCGGCTGAGCAGCAAGTGTTGctcggaggatgaagatgaggagatTGACGTGGATGactaa